One Bradysia coprophila strain Holo2 chromosome IV unlocalized genomic scaffold, BU_Bcop_v1 contig_144, whole genome shotgun sequence DNA window includes the following coding sequences:
- the LOC119071180 gene encoding eukaryotic translation initiation factor 2-alpha kinase 1-like, producing MSSDNEDKDVDWDDLETLTTLDGFDDNVENTGSTRLLADQFIGTISAKASTPVSLLVESLVQQLCIMLEPDPDSSSHLYHTICGQLHKMNLIDKTYEMGEFEVMRSQYQKALYQLVTVARGQDLPPNLQSVWPLTQPLGYDWSRYYREFDELQFVAGGGFGKVYKVRHKLDGIVYAVKKVTIKSQEINRVLNHLAEVKTLAALNHNNIVPYKACWLEPLLTDPKQTINHPDNCTEDEEYTYSESVEVANGNTIESDDSSFIQFERSENSSEIHDDTNKTSSQKGAVVKFQRQSSLNFDRSQQPYLKLKWATLYIQMAMCHMTLREWLDLRNKSDNFETFYENFVAAKFCNPPTLDRRYSGGDGPQAASRQDSSESSSSESYIEEYPQNLDVVRNIFSQLLDGLDYIHSMSIVHHDIKPSNLFINVETGGRITVQLGDFGLACPLQDDHSKNVVGTPTYAAPEQLQGKCDKKSDIYSIGIILLELLLNFKTDMERVENIKKVRQGKLPEEIPPNYSSLLKKLLLPIHRRPDIREVIQLYNQIIRDDIPLTVQQELHELRTKLQIQKSIDKEFNDELQSKKAELQSKDEEIALLQRKVHEMELKEMESRSKDAEIERLKKLLAESHVKKME from the exons atgtctTCAGATAATGAAGATAAAGATGTTGATTGGGATGATTTGGAAACTTTAACAACGCTTGATGGCT TTGATGACAATGTTGAAAACACCGGCTCTACGCGACTTCTGGCCGATCAATTTATTGGAACAATATCAGCTAAAGCGTCTACTCCTGTTAGTTTACTGGTTGAAAGTTTGGTGCAACAACTTTGCATTATGCTTGAACCAGATCCAGATAGTTCGTCCCATCTCTATCACACAATTTGTGGACAGTtacacaaaatgaatttaattgacaAAACGTACGAAATGGGTGAATTCGAG GTTATGAGGAGCCAGTATCAAAAAGCTCTTTATCAACTGGTTACAGTGGCTCGCGGCCAAGACCTGCCTCCAAATTTACAATCTGTATGGCCGTTAACACAGCCGTTGGGCTATGATTGGTCACGATATTATCGTGAATTCGACGAACTTCAATTTGTGGCAGGCGGTGGTTTTGGTAAAGTTTACAAAGTAAGACACAAATTGGATGGTATAGTCTATGCCGTGAAGAAAGTTACCATCAAATCGCAAGAAATCAATCGAGTATTAAACCATTTGGCTGAAGTGAAAACACTTGCCGCTCTAAATCACAATAACATTGTGCCATATAAAG CATGTTGGTTAGAGCCTCTTCTAACCGACCCCAAACAAACTATCAATCATCCTGACAATTGCACCGAAGACGAAGAGTACACCTATTCCGAGAGTGTGGAAGTTGCAAACGGGAATACCATCGAATCAGATGATTCGTCATTCATCCAGTTCGAGCGTAGTGAAAATTCGAGTGAAATTCACGACGATACCAACAAAACGTCGAGTCAGAAGGGTGCTGTGGTTAAATTTCAACGACAAAGTAGCTTAAATTTTGATCGCTCTCAACAACCCTACTTAAAACTTAAATGGGCCACATTGTACATTCAAATGGCCATGTGCCATATGACGTTGAGGGAGTGGCTAGACTTACGCAACAAATCCGacaattttgaaacattttatgagaatttcgTAGCCGCCAAATTCTGTAATCCCCCCACGTTGGACAGACGATATTCTGGTGGAGATGGTCCACAAGCAGCAAGTAGACAGGACAGTAGTGAATCTAGCAGTTCGGAGTCTTACATTGAGGAATATCCGCAAAACTTGGACGTagtgagaaatatttttagtcaatTGCTCGATGGTCTGGATTATATTCATTCAATG AGCATAGTCCACCACGATATCAAGCCATCAAACTTATTCATAAACGTTGAGACTGGAGGAAGGATAACGGTGCAACTCGGGGATTTCGGACTCGCTTGCCCATTGCAGGATGATCATTCGAAAAATGTGGTCGGAACACCCACCTATGCGGCTCCAGAACAACTCCAAGGGAAATGCGATAAGAAA agtGACATCTACAGCAttggaataattttattggagCTTTTACTGAACTTCAAAACCGATATGGAGCGCGTGGAGAATATAAAGAAAGTGAGACAAGGAAAGCTGCCGGAAGAAATACCTCCAAACTACAGCTCTTTGCTTAAAAA GCTTCTTCTGCCAATACATCGTCGCCCCGACATAAGGGAAGTTATCCAACTGTACAATCAGATAATACGCGATGATATACCATTAACCGTCCAGCAAGAGCTACACGAACTACGAACCAAgcttcaaattcaaaaatccaTTGACAAAGAGTTCAACGACGAACTACAATCGAAAAAGGCGGAACTGCAGAGCAAAGATGAAGAAATCGCTTTGCTCCAGCGAAAGGTTCATGAaatggaattgaaagaaatggaAAGTCGATCGAAGGATGCAGAAATTGAacgtttgaaaaaattgttagcAGAAAgccatgtaaaaaaaatggaatag